In a genomic window of Gossypium arboreum isolate Shixiya-1 chromosome 9, ASM2569848v2, whole genome shotgun sequence:
- the LOC108456470 gene encoding LOW QUALITY PROTEIN: transport protein particle 20 kDa subunit (The sequence of the model RefSeq protein was modified relative to this genomic sequence to represent the inferred CDS: substituted 2 bases at 2 genomic stop codons) has product MTTTACFIIVSRNDIPIYEAEVGSAAKREDAAQLPQFILQAALDIVQDLAWTTSAMFLKAIDKFNDLVVSVYVTADHILNMYXTDSITFIVIXVSPVSSSKPIHFLHLLIRTRFMLLLDSRSDDGIKSFFQEVHELYIKSLLNPLYLPGSRITS; this is encoded by the exons ATGACAACTACAGCTTGTTTTATCATCGTGAGCCGAAATGACATCCCAATATATGAAGCTGAAGTGGGTTCTGCTGCTAAA AGAGAAGATGCTGCTCAGCTGCCACAATTCATATTACAAGCAGCTCTGGATATTGTTCAAGATCTTGCATGGACCACTAGTGCCAT GTTCTTGAAAGCAATTGACAAATTCAATGATTTGGTGGTATCGGTTTATGTTACAGCTGATCATATCCTTAACATGTACTGAACTGACTCGATAACTTTCATTGTCATTTGAGTATCGCCTGTTTCTAGTTCTAAACCAATCCATTTCCTTCACCTCCTCATACGTACACGATTTATGCTACTTCTCGACTCTCGTAGCGATGATGGAATCAAGAGCTTTTTCCAAGAGGTTCATGAGCTTTATATAAAG AGTCTTCTTAATCCACTCTACTTGCCTGGTTCCCGCATTACATCATGA
- the LOC108455923 gene encoding uncharacterized protein LOC108455923: MGRSSWSRGVGNLRSFIGNSMGGLRGGANLASWVVAGTLAYFLWVKPSQDLKKQQQERAALAASDPYRYIEKRKPIPDPQENGLIYGNKKKTDSKTEE; the protein is encoded by the exons ATGGGGAGGAGCAGTTGGAGCAGAGGAGTGGGAAATTTGAGATCATTCATAGGTAATTCAATGGGAGGTCTTAGAGGAGGTGCCAATTTAGCTTCTTGGGTTGTTGCTGGAACTCTCGCTTATTTCCTTTGGGTGAAACCTTCTCAAGATCTCAAAAAACAGCAACAG GAAAGGGCAGCTCTTGCAGCTTCGGATCCTTATCGCTATATAGAGAAACGAAAACCAATCCCTGATCCCCAG GAAAATGGATTGATATACGGCAACAAGAAGAAAACTGATAGTAAAACAGAGGAATAA
- the LOC108455797 gene encoding endochitinase EP3-like, protein MRKGLLTILLAAIISAGATAVKAQNCGCAEGLCCSRWGYCGTGDDYCGTGCQQGPCNPPPALNNVSVADIVTPEFFNGILDVAEDSCEGKNFYTRSAFLEALGPYPQFGRIGTVDDSNREIAAFFAHVTHETGHFCYIEEINGASRDYCDETNTQYPCNPNKGYYGRGPIQLSWNFNYGPAGESIGFDGLNSPETVATDPVISFKTAVWYWVNSVQPVISQGFGATIRAINGALECDGGNPATVERRVEYYIDYCNQLGVDPGPNLRC, encoded by the exons ATGAGGAAAGGTTTACTTACCATTCTTCTGGCAGCGATTATTTCCGCCGGCGCAACGGCGGTAAAGGCTCAAAACTGTGGTTGTGCAGAAGGTTTATGTTGTAGCCGTTGGGGTTATTGCGGAACCGGCGATGATTATTGCGGCACAGGGTGTCAACAGGGTCCTTGTAATCCGCCGCCAGCTCTGAACAATGTTTCTGTGGCGGATATTGTTACACCGGAGTTCTTTAATGGGATATTGGATGTTGCGGAAGACAGTTGTGAAGGGAAGAATTTTTACACGAGATCGGCGTTTCTTGAAGCATTGGGTCCTTATCCTCAGTTCGGAAGGATTGGAACCGTTGATGATTCTAATCGTGAAATTGCAGCTTTCTTTGCGCATGTGACGCACGAAACTGGAC ATTTCTGCTACATAGAAGAGATAAACGGGGCCTCAAGAGACTACTGTGATGAAACCAACACACAATATCCATGCAACCCTAACAAAGGCTACTATGGCCGAGGACCAATCCAGCTATCCTGGAATTTCAACTACGGACCAGCTGGCGAGAGCATCGGTTTCGATGGACTAAACTCGCCTGAAACCGTCGCCACCGACCCAGTTATCTCCTTCAAGACCGCAGTCTGGTATTGGGTGAACTCTGTTCAACCAGTGATAAGCCAAGGGTTCGGGGCAACCATTCGTGCCATTAATGGAGCTCTGGAGTGCGATGGTGGAAACCCAGCCACCGTTGAGCGACGGGTCGAGTACTATATCGATTATTGTAACCAGCTTGGTGTGGATCCAGGGCCTAATCTAAGATGCTAG